Proteins encoded within one genomic window of Bacillus sp. 1NLA3E:
- a CDS encoding substrate-binding domain-containing protein, giving the protein MVFTSACSSSKTSSDSDKGGGEKRQPIKIGVLASLTGGLESYGKQTLRGFELGLDYATDGKMEVAGRKIEFIKEDTETKPEVAVQKATKLLEEDKVDFLVGSSSSGDTLAVLPLAEEYKKIMVVEPAVADSITGSEFNKYIFRTARNSSQDAVAGAAAIAKKGVKIATLAPDYSFGRDGVAAFKEAAVKLGAKIVQEEYADPAATDFTSNIQKIIDSKPDYLFVIWAGANSPWNQIADMKVQEKGIKISTGAPDIAALGTMAPLIGMEGFTVYYHDLPKNDINKWLVDEHKKRFNGEVPDLFTPGGMSAAIAIVDAIKKTDGNTDTDKLIKTMEGMSFQTPKGKMTFRPEDHQALQTLYAIKLVKKEGVSYPVPELIRELSPNETAPPIRNK; this is encoded by the coding sequence ATGGTTTTCACCAGTGCCTGTAGCTCAAGTAAAACCAGTAGTGATTCTGATAAGGGTGGGGGAGAGAAGAGACAACCGATTAAAATTGGTGTTCTCGCCTCATTAACAGGAGGATTGGAATCATACGGAAAACAAACGCTTAGAGGGTTTGAGTTAGGCCTTGATTATGCAACCGATGGAAAAATGGAGGTTGCAGGACGTAAAATTGAGTTTATCAAAGAAGATACGGAAACCAAACCTGAAGTGGCTGTTCAAAAAGCCACAAAGCTATTAGAAGAAGACAAGGTTGATTTCCTAGTTGGATCCTCAAGCTCAGGTGACACACTTGCTGTTTTACCATTAGCTGAAGAATACAAAAAAATTATGGTCGTGGAACCGGCAGTAGCCGATAGCATCACCGGTTCAGAGTTTAACAAATATATCTTCCGGACTGCTCGGAACTCCTCACAGGACGCGGTAGCCGGAGCGGCTGCCATTGCTAAGAAGGGTGTGAAAATTGCTACCTTAGCTCCAGATTATTCGTTTGGTCGTGATGGGGTTGCGGCCTTTAAGGAAGCGGCAGTAAAGTTAGGTGCCAAAATTGTTCAAGAAGAGTATGCAGATCCTGCTGCGACTGATTTTACATCAAACATTCAAAAAATAATTGATTCTAAGCCAGATTATTTATTTGTTATCTGGGCTGGAGCAAATTCGCCATGGAATCAAATTGCTGATATGAAGGTTCAAGAAAAGGGAATTAAAATCTCAACAGGTGCACCGGATATTGCGGCATTAGGCACGATGGCACCGCTGATTGGAATGGAAGGATTCACCGTTTACTATCATGACCTACCAAAAAATGATATCAACAAATGGCTTGTTGATGAACATAAAAAGCGTTTTAACGGAGAGGTCCCTGATCTATTTACGCCAGGCGGGATGAGTGCAGCCATTGCCATTGTCGATGCAATCAAGAAAACGGATGGGAACACAGATACCGATAAGCTGATTAAAACGATGGAAGGAATGAGTTTTCAAACACCAAAAGGAAAAATGACCTTCCGACCGGAAGATCATCAAGCACTCCAAACCCTATATGCGATTAAATTAGTGAAAAAAGAGGGAGTATCCTATCCTGTTCCAGAACTAATCCGAGAATTATCACCGAATGAAACAGCTCCACCGATTAGAAATAAATAA
- a CDS encoding ABC transporter ATP-binding protein, which yields MSAIIETRDLSISFGLHKAVDSVSISVPKNHFKSIIGPNGAGKTTLFNLLSGQLMPTQGKIFYQGKEITRLSPTQRTRLGIGRSFQITNVFPNLTVLENVRLAVQSQGQVRYNMITHYKKYKQFEVQATQWLELVLLADKNSAIASTLSHGEKRKLEIAMLLALNTEVLLLDEPTAGMSLEEVPAILEVIKKIKQTGNRTIVLIEHKIDMIMELSDSIMVLFNGRLLADGTPKDIMANETVQSAYLGGLYDERPIKAN from the coding sequence TTGTCAGCGATAATTGAAACCAGGGATTTATCTATTTCATTTGGTCTGCACAAGGCTGTGGATAGCGTTAGTATTTCAGTTCCAAAAAACCATTTCAAATCGATTATTGGTCCAAATGGGGCAGGGAAAACAACCCTTTTCAACCTTTTGAGTGGCCAGTTGATGCCAACCCAAGGAAAGATTTTTTATCAGGGGAAGGAGATTACTCGTTTGTCCCCCACCCAAAGAACTCGTTTGGGAATTGGACGCTCCTTCCAAATTACCAATGTTTTCCCAAATTTAACAGTGCTTGAAAATGTTCGACTTGCCGTCCAATCACAAGGTCAAGTTCGCTACAACATGATAACCCATTATAAAAAATATAAGCAGTTTGAAGTGCAAGCAACCCAGTGGCTTGAACTAGTGTTACTTGCCGATAAAAATAGTGCAATTGCTAGCACATTGTCCCACGGAGAAAAACGCAAGCTAGAAATTGCCATGTTGCTCGCATTGAATACAGAAGTGCTCCTTCTTGACGAACCAACAGCAGGGATGTCACTAGAAGAAGTTCCAGCAATCCTTGAGGTCATCAAAAAGATCAAACAAACGGGTAATCGAACCATCGTGTTAATCGAACACAAAATAGATATGATCATGGAACTATCTGATTCGATCATGGTTTTATTTAATGGAAGATTGTTGGCGGATGGAACTCCGAAGGACATCATGGCAAATGAAACGGTTCAATCCGCTTATTTAGGAGGTCTATACGATGAGCGTCCTATTAAAGCTAACTAA
- a CDS encoding ABC transporter ATP-binding protein — MSVLLKLTNVETYINQFHILQGVSFEVRTGEVTVLLGRNGAGKTTTLRTIMGLNTASSGSIVFKNKEIQKLPTYMIAQKGIGYVPEDQGIFADLTVEENMKVAMRNENDETKARLFSVLELFPDLKRFWRKQGGLLSGGQKQMLSIARDYVNENDLLLIDEPSKGLAPIVVEKVMESLNKLKEKTTIILVEQNYLMASTIGDRFYIIDDGRSVLEGRMTMLKEDEELRRKYLGIA, encoded by the coding sequence ATGAGCGTCCTATTAAAGCTAACTAACGTAGAAACGTATATCAATCAATTTCACATATTACAGGGCGTTTCCTTTGAAGTGAGAACAGGAGAAGTAACGGTCTTGCTCGGGCGAAATGGAGCGGGGAAAACGACGACCTTGAGGACAATTATGGGTTTAAATACTGCATCTAGTGGATCGATTGTTTTTAAAAATAAAGAAATTCAAAAGCTTCCCACGTACATGATTGCTCAAAAGGGAATCGGTTATGTTCCGGAGGATCAGGGGATATTTGCTGACTTGACCGTAGAGGAAAACATGAAGGTGGCAATGAGAAACGAAAATGACGAAACAAAAGCACGGTTATTCTCCGTGTTAGAGCTTTTTCCAGACTTGAAAAGGTTTTGGAGGAAGCAAGGTGGACTGTTAAGCGGCGGTCAAAAACAAATGCTGTCAATCGCTCGAGATTATGTAAATGAAAATGATTTGCTACTTATCGATGAGCCAAGTAAGGGCCTAGCTCCAATTGTTGTAGAAAAAGTGATGGAATCGCTCAATAAGCTAAAAGAAAAAACAACGATCATTCTTGTCGAACAAAATTATCTGATGGCAAGTACGATCGGCGATCGTTTCTATATTATCGATGATGGTCGCTCCGTTCTTGAGGGCAGGATGACTATGTTAAAAGAAGATGAAGAGTTACGACGAAAATACCTAGGAATTGCCTAA
- a CDS encoding branched-chain amino acid ABC transporter permease, giving the protein MEVLVNLALNGLATGMLIFLLAAGLTLIFGLMDVLNFAHGGLFAWGAYSGIWIYTTTGSFLIGIIGAILTGFILGYFTEKWIIKPVYGNHVQQILITLGLMLVLSEMLKVVWGPNQIAASPPDYLAGSWDIGGVVIIKYRAFIIVVGGFIYLLIQYVLKNTKIGLIVRAGVMNKEMVQALGINIQRVFMFVFMIGAGMAALGGVLLGPYSGVIHADMGMEFAILAFIVVVIGGMGSFSGSILAAILVGLLGSFMAYYVPDLALATNMLLMAIVLIFRPQGLFGMRG; this is encoded by the coding sequence ATGGAGGTATTAGTCAACCTTGCCTTGAACGGATTAGCAACAGGGATGCTGATTTTTCTACTGGCTGCAGGTTTAACGTTAATTTTCGGTCTCATGGATGTCCTGAATTTTGCTCACGGAGGTCTGTTTGCATGGGGAGCCTATAGCGGCATCTGGATTTATACGACGACAGGAAGCTTTCTCATAGGGATTATCGGGGCTATTCTGACTGGATTTATTTTAGGTTATTTTACAGAGAAATGGATTATCAAACCTGTTTATGGTAACCATGTTCAACAAATTTTGATTACCCTCGGCTTGATGCTGGTTTTATCAGAAATGCTAAAGGTTGTCTGGGGACCTAATCAAATAGCGGCCTCACCCCCTGATTACTTAGCTGGAAGCTGGGATATTGGTGGTGTGGTTATTATTAAATATCGGGCTTTCATCATAGTAGTTGGTGGCTTTATCTACCTGCTTATCCAGTATGTTTTGAAGAATACAAAGATTGGTCTAATTGTTCGAGCAGGTGTCATGAATAAAGAGATGGTGCAGGCGCTTGGAATTAACATTCAGAGGGTGTTCATGTTCGTGTTTATGATAGGAGCAGGAATGGCTGCATTAGGCGGTGTTTTACTTGGCCCGTATTCTGGGGTGATTCATGCCGATATGGGGATGGAATTCGCAATTCTTGCATTCATCGTTGTTGTCATCGGTGGAATGGGCAGTTTTTCGGGTTCGATTTTAGCTGCCATTCTTGTTGGACTATTAGGATCGTTCATGGCTTATTATGTTCCTGATCTCGCTTTGGCAACGAACATGCTGCTCATGGCAATTGTGTTAATTTTTCGGCCGCAAGGACTGTTTGGTATGAGAGGATGA
- a CDS encoding branched-chain amino acid ABC transporter permease, whose translation MKWMTSNRSSLIIMLCGLFLLILPFVYESRSLLILLTQIFIFAIFAMSYDLLLGYTGIVSFGHAMYFGIGAYAMGIFMEKFEPSVFYMWMAIATTIILTGVVSWLVGLLSLRLKSHFYAMLTLALAGLFLVAAEKWRTLTSGNDGFTFRVPELLTDRTDFYLISLMTMLLVFMLLKRFTNSPVGRVLQAIRENEKRTESLGFQVVHYKIIASVVSGILAGISGSFYAVSLRFVNTSVFSMDITLDALLMTIIGGVGTLIGAVIGAGLIEFAHHWLTELAKTHWIFERWIIFFGIIYILVVMFFPLGIVGTLQLIKFRRKKQPSLNAEQKVSG comes from the coding sequence ATGAAATGGATGACAAGCAACCGATCTAGCCTAATTATTATGCTCTGTGGATTATTCCTCCTCATCCTTCCGTTTGTCTATGAATCCCGAAGTTTACTTATCTTACTTACACAAATCTTTATCTTTGCTATCTTTGCGATGAGCTACGATCTTCTTCTTGGTTATACTGGCATTGTTTCGTTCGGACACGCGATGTATTTTGGCATCGGGGCTTATGCGATGGGGATTTTCATGGAGAAATTTGAACCGTCTGTCTTTTATATGTGGATGGCTATTGCTACCACGATCATTTTGACTGGTGTGGTAAGTTGGCTTGTCGGGTTATTGTCCCTAAGGCTTAAAAGCCACTTTTATGCTATGTTGACTCTCGCTCTGGCTGGTTTGTTTTTAGTGGCAGCTGAAAAATGGCGGACGCTAACATCTGGAAATGATGGATTTACCTTCCGAGTTCCGGAGTTATTAACGGATCGGACTGATTTTTATCTCATTAGCTTAATGACAATGTTGCTCGTGTTTATGCTGTTAAAACGATTTACAAACTCCCCAGTGGGAAGAGTCCTTCAGGCGATTCGGGAAAATGAGAAACGGACAGAATCACTAGGGTTTCAAGTAGTCCATTATAAAATTATTGCCAGTGTTGTATCTGGTATTTTAGCAGGAATTTCCGGAAGCTTTTATGCTGTATCGTTGCGGTTTGTTAATACGAGTGTTTTTTCGATGGACATTACCCTTGATGCTCTATTGATGACCATCATTGGTGGAGTGGGTACGTTGATCGGGGCTGTAATAGGTGCAGGTCTAATTGAATTCGCGCATCATTGGTTAACCGAGTTGGCGAAAACGCACTGGATTTTTGAAAGATGGATCATCTTCTTCGGAATTATCTATATTTTAGTAGTCATGTTTTTTCCGCTTGGTATTGTCGGAACGTTACAGTTGATAAAATTCCGGCGAAAAAAGCAGCCATCATTAAATGCTGAACAAAAGGTATCTGGGTAG
- a CDS encoding 3-oxoacyl-ACP synthase, whose product MTIGIVSTGIYLPERTMTGKEIADRAGIPVHIVEDKMGIKRKYIPGLDDHTCEMGIRAAKMAIKKANIDPAQIDVIIYIGEEHKEYPLWTAGIKMQEEIGAVNAWAFDIALRCGTTIMALKLANSLMAGDPAIQTVLLAGGYRNGDFINYDNQRTRFMFNLGAGGGAILLKKGHDQNLVLDSHIITDGSFSEDVVVVAGGTKNPLTIENLDLLMLDVLDPEGMKQRLEQKSMDNFLKVIRASLMKSGYNEQDISYIGLLHMKRSAHEYVLQELGMSMDQSIYLEEYGHIGQIDQILSLELAERAGKIKDGDVVVLVSAGIGYAWGATTLRWGKGEIG is encoded by the coding sequence ATGACAATCGGGATTGTCAGTACAGGAATTTATTTACCTGAACGGACCATGACCGGTAAGGAAATTGCGGATAGGGCGGGGATTCCCGTCCATATAGTTGAGGATAAAATGGGGATAAAACGTAAATATATTCCGGGTCTCGACGATCATACATGTGAAATGGGAATCCGTGCCGCCAAAATGGCCATTAAAAAGGCGAATATTGACCCAGCCCAAATTGATGTCATTATTTACATTGGTGAAGAGCATAAGGAATATCCACTTTGGACTGCAGGGATTAAAATGCAAGAAGAAATTGGAGCAGTTAATGCTTGGGCTTTTGATATTGCTCTCCGATGTGGAACGACAATCATGGCTCTGAAGTTGGCGAATTCACTGATGGCTGGTGATCCCGCAATCCAAACGGTTCTGCTTGCTGGGGGTTACCGCAATGGTGATTTTATTAATTATGATAATCAGCGAACCAGATTTATGTTTAACCTCGGTGCTGGTGGAGGAGCTATTTTATTAAAAAAAGGTCATGATCAGAATCTTGTATTGGATTCCCACATCATTACCGATGGCTCTTTTTCTGAGGATGTAGTTGTGGTAGCTGGCGGAACAAAAAATCCGCTTACTATAGAGAATCTTGATTTATTAATGTTGGATGTATTAGATCCAGAGGGTATGAAGCAACGACTCGAGCAGAAATCAATGGATAATTTTTTAAAGGTAATCCGAGCATCACTTATGAAAAGTGGCTATAACGAGCAAGACATTAGCTACATTGGTCTCCTTCACATGAAACGGTCTGCTCATGAATATGTATTACAGGAGTTAGGCATGTCTATGGATCAATCAATCTATTTAGAGGAATATGGCCACATTGGCCAAATTGATCAAATTTTGTCGCTAGAGCTGGCTGAAAGGGCTGGGAAAATAAAAGACGGCGATGTGGTTGTATTAGTTAGTGCCGGAATTGGCTATGCTTGGGGAGCAACCACTCTACGCTGGGGGAAGGGGGAGATTGGTTGA
- the phaZ gene encoding intracellular short-chain-length polyhydroxyalkanoate depolymerase — protein MTIKKVDLPNGETIAYREREGGKKKVLLIHGNMTSSKHWDLVLENMDAKFKLYAPDLRGFGESSYHKPIRSLKDFADDLKQFVETLDLKDFSIVGWSTGGGVGMQFVIDNPGYVDKLILLDSVSTRGYPFFGVNVWGVPDVNKRLTTMEQIKADPIRTIPIQSAYDSRNKAVLKAIWNGIIYDRNQPEPPRYEEYVDDMMTQRNLAEVYHALNTFNISHINNLAADGTNQAKEITIPVLILRGEHDLVINADMAEETMADLGENARFVELKNCGHSPLVDDLEQLLSVISEFLNF, from the coding sequence ATGACTATCAAGAAAGTAGACTTACCGAATGGAGAAACGATTGCCTACCGGGAACGGGAAGGGGGAAAGAAAAAGGTATTACTAATTCATGGAAACATGACCTCCTCCAAGCACTGGGATTTGGTTTTAGAAAATATGGATGCTAAGTTTAAGTTATACGCTCCCGATTTGCGCGGATTTGGCGAATCAAGTTATCACAAACCTATTCGTTCCCTAAAGGATTTTGCTGATGATTTGAAGCAATTTGTTGAAACGCTTGACTTGAAGGATTTCTCAATTGTTGGTTGGTCAACTGGCGGTGGAGTTGGGATGCAATTTGTTATCGATAACCCAGGCTATGTTGACAAACTGATACTTCTTGATTCAGTTTCCACAAGAGGTTATCCATTTTTTGGGGTAAATGTATGGGGGGTTCCCGATGTAAATAAGCGATTAACCACAATGGAGCAAATTAAAGCTGATCCGATCAGAACAATCCCTATCCAGTCGGCTTACGATAGTAGAAACAAGGCAGTGCTGAAGGCGATTTGGAATGGAATCATATATGATCGAAATCAGCCTGAACCGCCGCGGTACGAGGAATATGTCGATGATATGATGACGCAGCGAAATCTTGCTGAAGTCTATCATGCCCTCAATACATTTAATATAAGTCATATCAATAACTTGGCAGCAGATGGAACCAACCAGGCCAAAGAGATTACGATACCTGTTTTGATTTTACGAGGTGAACATGACCTAGTGATTAATGCAGATATGGCAGAGGAAACAATGGCTGATTTAGGAGAAAATGCGAGATTTGTTGAGTTAAAGAATTGCGGACATTCTCCGCTGGTTGATGATTTGGAGCAGTTGCTTAGTGTGATTTCAGAGTTTCTAAATTTCTAA
- the fabG gene encoding 3-oxoacyl-ACP reductase FabG encodes MRLSGKVAIITGAANGLGLSAAEIFAREGASVAIADFNEEVGNAKAQELADKGYRVDFFQVDVADQASVNAMVKNVLDTFGRIDILVNNAGITRDAMLAKMTLENFEKVIDVNLTGVFLCAQAVVPTMVAQGWGKIINTSSVSGVYGNIGQTNYAATKAGVVGMTKTWAKELGRKGIRVNAVVPGFMETSMTATVPEKILDQLRTTIPLGQLGKPHDIANAYLYLASNESDYVNGTVLHVDGGIMM; translated from the coding sequence ATGAGATTATCAGGAAAAGTAGCGATTATTACGGGTGCAGCAAACGGACTTGGGCTTTCAGCGGCAGAAATTTTTGCGAGAGAAGGCGCGAGTGTGGCCATCGCAGATTTCAATGAAGAGGTAGGGAACGCAAAAGCACAAGAACTGGCAGACAAAGGATATCGGGTTGACTTTTTCCAAGTGGATGTTGCTGATCAGGCTAGCGTGAATGCAATGGTTAAAAACGTCTTAGATACGTTTGGACGAATTGATATTTTGGTCAATAATGCTGGGATTACCAGGGATGCGATGCTGGCAAAAATGACCCTTGAGAATTTTGAAAAAGTAATCGATGTGAATCTAACGGGTGTTTTCCTCTGTGCACAAGCGGTTGTCCCAACGATGGTTGCACAGGGGTGGGGGAAAATTATTAACACCTCCTCGGTGTCGGGTGTATATGGGAACATTGGGCAAACAAATTATGCAGCCACAAAGGCCGGTGTCGTCGGGATGACGAAAACATGGGCAAAAGAGCTAGGGCGCAAAGGGATTAGGGTCAATGCGGTTGTTCCGGGTTTCATGGAAACTAGTATGACGGCTACGGTGCCAGAGAAAATTTTAGACCAATTACGGACCACTATTCCATTAGGTCAGCTTGGCAAGCCACATGATATTGCCAATGCTTATCTGTATCTGGCATCAAATGAATCGGACTATGTCAACGGAACGGTTTTGCATGTTGATGGCGGCATCATGATGTAG
- a CDS encoding IS3 family transposase has translation MRFQFIEDHRSEFSVVKMCKVLEVSTSGYFKWRNHKPSQQGVQRERIKERIVHYYNDSDSVYGSPKITKLLLKEGYNITERTVSIYMKELGLRSCVSKKFKVCTTNSNHEYPVAPNRLNQEFTTTAPNKVWVVDITYIPCREGRLYLATVLDLYTREIVGWRLYGHLETQLVLDALEDAYKLRNPEKGLLHHSDRGSQYASKDYRERLEEYKMEASMSRTGNCYDNACAESFFSLVKKELLRGRKFQTKDQAYTEIYRYIEFFYNRKRIHSSIGYVSPVQYSQQYCRGRLNKG, from the coding sequence ATGAGGTTTCAATTCATTGAAGACCATCGCTCGGAGTTCTCGGTGGTGAAGATGTGTAAAGTGTTAGAGGTATCCACGAGCGGTTATTTCAAATGGAGAAATCATAAACCGAGTCAACAAGGAGTACAAAGGGAACGGATTAAAGAACGTATTGTACACTATTATAATGATTCCGACAGTGTATATGGTAGTCCGAAAATTACTAAGTTATTACTAAAAGAAGGATATAATATCACGGAAAGAACAGTTAGTATTTACATGAAGGAACTAGGTTTACGATCTTGTGTTTCCAAGAAATTTAAAGTTTGTACAACAAATTCGAATCATGAATACCCTGTAGCACCTAATAGATTAAATCAAGAATTCACTACAACAGCACCAAACAAGGTATGGGTAGTAGATATCACTTATATTCCTTGTCGGGAAGGACGCTTATATTTAGCTACTGTACTTGACCTGTACACTCGAGAAATAGTAGGTTGGCGCCTTTATGGACATCTGGAAACTCAATTAGTTCTTGATGCTTTAGAAGACGCTTATAAGTTAAGAAATCCAGAAAAAGGTTTGCTTCACCACTCAGACCGTGGGTCTCAGTATGCATCTAAGGATTACCGGGAAAGACTTGAGGAATATAAAATGGAGGCGAGCATGAGTCGTACAGGAAACTGTTATGATAATGCTTGTGCAGAATCCTTCTTTAGTCTGGTTAAAAAAGAATTATTAAGAGGTAGAAAATTTCAAACTAAAGATCAAGCTTACACCGAGATTTATCGTTACATTGAATTTTTCTATAACCGTAAAAGAATTCATAGTTCAATTGGATATGTATCACCAGTGCAGTATTCACAACAATACTGCAGGGGAAGGCTTAATAAAGGGTAG
- a CDS encoding transposase, with the protein MGDQRQSYSEQFKKETVKFAQEQQQKKTMRDIADELKVPLSCLHDWMTKYRQFEYEPLAVEERIKKLEQELKEKERELKEKDKKLAVTEEELAIVKKAVHIFSRPRT; encoded by the coding sequence ATGGGTGACCAACGTCAGAGTTATAGTGAACAATTTAAAAAAGAAACAGTTAAGTTTGCACAAGAACAACAACAAAAAAAGACTATGAGAGATATTGCGGATGAGTTAAAAGTTCCGCTTAGCTGCCTACATGACTGGATGACAAAATATCGTCAATTTGAATATGAACCTTTGGCGGTTGAAGAACGAATAAAAAAGCTAGAACAAGAATTGAAAGAAAAAGAACGTGAATTAAAGGAAAAAGACAAAAAGTTAGCTGTCACAGAAGAAGAATTGGCCATTGTAAAAAAGGCGGTGCACATCTTCAGCAGACCAAGAACATGA
- a CDS encoding amino acid permease, with the protein MGLHRGLEQRHITLMSLGAAIGVGLFLGSATAIKMAGPGIILGYAFTGMIMFFIMRALGEMAIQKPVAGSFSQYARDYLGNLAGYITGWNYWFLWVVTCMAEITAVGIYMEYWFPDIPRWIWALSALVIMASVNFLAVKAYGELEFWFALIKIVTIVFMIIVGLAMITFGIGNGGIATGISNLWNHGGVLPNGITGVLMSLQMIMFAFLGIEMIGITAGEVKNPEKTLARAIDSVFWRILVFYVGALFVIMSIYPWTEIGLKGSPFVLTFDKLGIPAAAGIINFVVLTAALSSCNGGIFSTARMLYNLAENNEAPKSFGKLNKNGVPSFAVIVTGAALLIGVILNYLVPGKVFTWVTAISTFGAIWTWAMILISQMRYRKSLSPEESRGLKYKMPLYPFTSYFSLAFLLLVIGVMAYFPDTRIALIVGPLWLGILVAAYYGTGLHKKGKKEENTIQEQVG; encoded by the coding sequence ATTGGGTTACACAGGGGACTGGAACAACGACATATCACACTCATGTCTTTAGGAGCCGCCATCGGAGTTGGACTTTTTCTGGGATCGGCAACTGCAATTAAGATGGCTGGCCCTGGAATTATACTGGGCTATGCATTTACAGGGATGATCATGTTTTTCATTATGAGAGCTCTAGGTGAGATGGCCATTCAGAAACCTGTTGCAGGCTCTTTTAGTCAATATGCACGGGATTATTTAGGAAATTTGGCAGGCTATATAACAGGCTGGAACTATTGGTTTTTATGGGTGGTAACCTGTATGGCTGAGATTACAGCAGTAGGGATTTATATGGAATATTGGTTTCCTGATATCCCACGTTGGATTTGGGCACTTTCTGCATTAGTCATTATGGCATCCGTTAATTTCTTAGCAGTAAAAGCTTACGGTGAACTTGAATTTTGGTTTGCCTTAATCAAAATTGTTACGATCGTATTTATGATTATTGTAGGACTCGCAATGATTACATTTGGGATTGGTAATGGCGGAATCGCAACAGGGATTAGCAATCTTTGGAACCACGGAGGAGTACTGCCAAACGGGATTACCGGGGTATTGATGTCATTGCAAATGATTATGTTTGCGTTCTTAGGGATTGAGATGATCGGCATTACTGCAGGTGAGGTCAAAAATCCCGAAAAAACACTTGCACGTGCCATTGATTCAGTTTTTTGGCGGATTCTCGTTTTCTATGTCGGTGCCTTGTTTGTCATCATGTCGATCTATCCTTGGACTGAAATCGGGTTAAAAGGAAGTCCATTCGTGTTAACCTTTGATAAGCTAGGTATTCCTGCAGCAGCTGGAATAATAAACTTTGTTGTTTTAACAGCAGCTTTATCCTCTTGCAACGGTGGTATTTTCAGTACTGCCCGTATGCTGTATAACTTAGCTGAAAATAATGAAGCACCAAAGTCTTTTGGAAAATTAAACAAAAATGGTGTTCCGAGTTTTGCTGTTATTGTCACTGGGGCTGCCTTATTAATTGGGGTTATTCTAAATTATTTAGTACCTGGAAAAGTATTTACTTGGGTAACAGCCATTTCAACATTTGGTGCGATTTGGACATGGGCAATGATTTTAATATCACAAATGCGCTATCGCAAAAGTTTATCTCCAGAGGAATCCCGTGGGTTGAAATATAAAATGCCACTTTATCCATTCACTTCCTACTTTTCCTTGGCTTTCTTACTCTTGGTAATCGGGGTAATGGCTTATTTCCCAGATACAAGAATTGCCCTCATAGTCGGACCGCTTTGGTTAGGAATTTTAGTAGCAGCCTATTACGGTACTGGCTTACACAAGAAAGGTAAAAAGGAAGAAAACACAATACAAGAACAGGTGGGATAA